A section of the Pseudomonas tritici genome encodes:
- a CDS encoding MFS transporter, whose translation MRKEAAILAVASAGCAMTVLDTNVVGIVLPTIAKDLQASFAEVEWVISTYVLCFAALLLPAGSIADRYGRRRVFLFGIALFAASSLACGLAPSAPGLYLARAVQGVGSAFLLAPALAIIGHTFHDEKARSHAWAIWGGIMGLTMVVSPLIGGVISSSLGWRWAFYINIPVCLLLAAAVVTLVDESRDPVPRTLDIPGIALFALGMFSATWALIAGPSHGWSSLPVLVSMIGGLLFFAVFVWVEKRRTHPMLDLELFTARPFVGAVLAMLAYASSAQVMASLLPLFLQNGRGNGVLQAGIAMLPFAIAMLIFPQVGRRLSPYLESAGILALGLLIVALGNLILMFAAVQQGELLLICGMAILGTGGGLLNGETQKAIMGTVSRSRAGMASGISTTSRFTGILLGFAGLGAVLASGVKSAVESRLIDAGVSAKPGFSEYVMAGDFERAIALYPHDLTETLKGLAQQSYSQGFAGAFVIAALFSLLASAGVYVLMRSKKAIALQNVSKNTCR comes from the coding sequence ATGAGAAAAGAAGCCGCCATACTGGCTGTCGCGTCGGCGGGCTGTGCCATGACCGTTCTAGATACGAACGTCGTGGGCATCGTTTTGCCAACCATTGCCAAGGATCTTCAGGCATCGTTTGCAGAGGTCGAGTGGGTCATAAGCACCTATGTGCTCTGCTTCGCTGCCCTCTTGCTTCCAGCAGGCTCCATCGCTGACCGTTACGGCCGACGACGCGTCTTTTTGTTCGGAATAGCGCTCTTTGCAGCCTCTTCTCTGGCCTGTGGTTTGGCGCCTTCAGCGCCAGGCCTTTATCTGGCGCGAGCGGTACAGGGCGTCGGATCTGCTTTCCTGCTTGCTCCTGCCCTAGCCATCATCGGACACACTTTTCACGATGAAAAAGCGCGCAGCCACGCATGGGCGATATGGGGCGGCATCATGGGACTCACAATGGTTGTCTCGCCGCTCATTGGTGGGGTGATCAGCAGTTCACTGGGATGGCGCTGGGCTTTCTATATCAACATTCCAGTCTGCCTATTGCTGGCGGCAGCGGTCGTGACGCTGGTGGATGAATCTCGTGACCCCGTTCCGAGAACGTTGGACATCCCGGGAATTGCGCTGTTCGCGCTAGGGATGTTCAGTGCCACATGGGCGCTCATCGCCGGTCCCAGTCATGGATGGTCGAGTCTCCCTGTCCTCGTGAGCATGATCGGGGGCCTGCTGTTTTTCGCAGTCTTTGTCTGGGTCGAAAAGCGTCGTACTCACCCAATGCTTGATCTCGAATTGTTTACAGCCAGACCCTTCGTTGGCGCCGTACTCGCGATGCTGGCCTATGCCTCGTCTGCTCAAGTCATGGCATCGCTGTTACCGCTCTTTCTACAAAATGGCCGTGGCAACGGCGTACTCCAAGCGGGTATCGCCATGCTTCCATTTGCCATTGCGATGCTGATTTTTCCACAAGTAGGCAGGCGGCTTTCACCTTACCTTGAAAGCGCGGGCATCCTGGCACTGGGCCTCTTAATCGTTGCACTTGGTAACCTGATTCTGATGTTTGCCGCCGTTCAGCAGGGAGAACTGTTGCTGATTTGCGGCATGGCAATCCTGGGAACAGGCGGTGGATTGCTGAATGGCGAAACCCAGAAGGCCATCATGGGCACAGTGTCTCGGAGTCGCGCCGGAATGGCATCCGGCATCAGCACTACCTCCAGATTCACCGGCATATTGCTGGGTTTCGCCGGACTGGGAGCGGTACTCGCCAGTGGCGTGAAATCGGCGGTAGAAAGCAGGCTGATAGACGCGGGAGTGTCTGCTAAACCCGGATTTTCCGAGTACGTCATGGCAGGCGACTTCGAGCGTGCTATCGCACTGTATCCCCACGACTTAACCGAAACGCTGAAGGGGCTCGCTCAGCAGAGTTACAGCCAGGGATTCGCGGGCGCCTTTGTGATTGCCGCTCTGTTCTCGCTGCTCGCATCCGCTGGGGTGTATGTGCTGATGCGTAGCAAAAAAGCCATAGCCCTGCAAAACGTGAGTAAAAATACATGTCGATAA
- a CDS encoding GlcG/HbpS family heme-binding protein, translating to MFRLPHIAIAAGLAGSLALVSLPAAALELPSQPVLTLAAAQQILSAAQTKAQTAGWPCVISVVDSAGLPILLARMDNAAVPAGVELAPGKARTAALFRRPSGALEDAINGTRPAAITAQGFVLMRGGFPIIVNGHTVGAVGVSADTPQHDEEIAQAGLGAFK from the coding sequence ATGTTTCGTCTCCCCCACATCGCAATCGCTGCTGGCCTCGCTGGATCCCTCGCACTTGTTTCCTTGCCAGCAGCAGCATTGGAGTTGCCCAGCCAGCCAGTTCTGACGCTTGCCGCCGCTCAACAGATCCTCTCAGCGGCGCAAACGAAGGCACAAACGGCTGGGTGGCCGTGCGTGATCTCCGTTGTCGATAGTGCTGGCCTGCCCATTCTCCTCGCTCGCATGGACAACGCCGCTGTCCCAGCGGGTGTTGAACTGGCTCCCGGCAAAGCGCGCACAGCTGCTCTGTTCCGACGTCCCAGCGGCGCGCTGGAAGACGCCATCAACGGCACCCGGCCTGCCGCTATCACCGCACAAGGCTTTGTGCTGATGCGGGGTGGTTTCCCGATCATCGTCAACGGACACACCGTTGGGGCGGTAGGGGTATCTGCGGACACACCCCAGCACGATGAAGAGATCGCTCAAGCCGGGCTCGGGGCATTTAAATAA
- a CDS encoding LysR family transcriptional regulator, whose translation MDIRHLRSFVTVAENLHFSRSAEQLGVSAPTLTAQIQEVESSLEARLFNRTKRSVALTPAGEAFLTEARSTLEQFERAINVGQRAGRGQVGRVEIGYVGSAAFFGVLQDQVQRFRNQWPDVMVNTKELPTEQLTARLEDGRIDVAFVRMPVHLPDAISSRILARDRFCLALPADHILATTEDDIRPSALASELFVLPEQALGLREVAKRGRFDPYIGSVPGSLVEVLTQVALGVGIAVIPSVLIQTIQLPNVVFRGIAGPPIFSEVGALFRRHEKLPIVCNLISQILETDERL comes from the coding sequence GTGGATATTCGCCATCTTCGCTCCTTCGTCACAGTTGCGGAAAATCTGCATTTTTCACGATCAGCTGAGCAACTGGGCGTTTCTGCCCCAACGCTCACTGCGCAAATCCAGGAAGTAGAGAGCTCGTTAGAAGCCAGGCTTTTTAACAGAACAAAGCGGTCTGTCGCTTTGACGCCGGCTGGGGAAGCGTTTCTGACAGAAGCCCGCTCTACCCTTGAACAATTTGAAAGAGCTATTAACGTGGGCCAACGTGCAGGCCGAGGCCAGGTGGGCCGAGTGGAAATCGGCTACGTTGGTTCAGCCGCCTTTTTCGGGGTACTCCAAGACCAAGTCCAGCGCTTTCGCAATCAGTGGCCAGACGTCATGGTGAACACCAAGGAACTCCCTACCGAGCAGCTCACGGCACGTCTTGAGGATGGGCGGATTGATGTAGCCTTTGTACGAATGCCCGTGCATCTACCTGATGCAATCTCCAGCCGTATTTTGGCGCGAGACCGCTTCTGCCTTGCGTTGCCAGCTGACCATATCTTGGCAACGACAGAGGATGACATTCGTCCGAGCGCGCTTGCGAGCGAGTTGTTTGTGCTCCCTGAACAAGCGTTAGGGTTGCGTGAAGTGGCCAAGCGCGGAAGATTCGATCCATACATTGGTTCGGTTCCCGGAAGCCTGGTCGAAGTGCTGACACAAGTGGCACTGGGCGTGGGTATAGCGGTAATTCCCAGTGTTCTGATTCAAACTATCCAACTGCCAAACGTGGTTTTTAGGGGGATCGCTGGGCCTCCCATTTTTTCAGAGGTGGGGGCTTTGTTTCGCCGCCATGAGAAGCTGCCGATTGTGTGTAACCTGATTAGCCAGATCCTTGAGACCGATGAGCGCTTATAG
- a CDS encoding EamA family transporter, producing the protein MTAPAPAQTTSALFSRPIAVLILLCMGCAFAGNHIAARVAFDDGAGVLLAILLRSGGTLLVLAALVLWQRQSLRLPPGAWRWQVVLGLLIAAQSLCLYSAVARVPVAVALLVGNVFPILLALLTWAFGGPRPTARTALLMGLILVGLVFVLDVPGRLSSNTDIGPHWLLGITLAFCAAFVFACALWITDHKLSQVRGSVRSLLTIFIVFSSVNLAGLSGALPGGLNLPATGTGWLALATLVVLYGTGFIVLFISVPRLDMPRNAPVMNIEPLATLLMGWIVLDQMLSAGQLAGGVIVVTGIMLLTYRRSPRPAPEPQSPSPAQR; encoded by the coding sequence ATGACTGCCCCTGCCCCCGCTCAAACGACATCCGCCCTATTCTCCCGTCCCATCGCCGTGTTGATTCTGCTCTGCATGGGCTGCGCGTTCGCCGGCAACCACATCGCCGCTCGCGTAGCCTTCGATGATGGTGCCGGGGTGCTGCTGGCCATTCTGCTGCGCTCAGGCGGCACTTTATTGGTGCTGGCCGCATTAGTGCTGTGGCAACGTCAAAGCCTGCGTCTGCCGCCCGGTGCGTGGCGCTGGCAAGTAGTGCTGGGCTTACTCATTGCCGCCCAAAGCCTGTGCCTGTATTCCGCCGTAGCCCGTGTACCGGTAGCGGTGGCGCTGTTGGTGGGCAATGTTTTCCCTATTTTGCTGGCGCTGCTCACCTGGGCATTTGGCGGCCCACGCCCCACTGCGCGCACCGCCTTGCTGATGGGCTTGATTCTGGTGGGGCTGGTGTTTGTGCTCGACGTACCAGGCCGCCTCTCCAGCAATACAGACATCGGCCCGCACTGGCTACTCGGCATAACCCTCGCCTTCTGCGCCGCGTTTGTATTCGCCTGCGCGCTGTGGATCACCGATCACAAGTTGTCCCAGGTACGTGGTTCCGTGCGCAGCCTGCTGACGATCTTTATCGTGTTCAGCAGCGTCAACCTCGCCGGCCTGAGTGGTGCCCTTCCAGGCGGCCTGAACTTACCGGCAACGGGTACTGGTTGGCTGGCGCTCGCGACGTTGGTCGTGCTCTACGGCACCGGTTTTATCGTGCTGTTCATTTCCGTCCCCCGCCTGGATATGCCGCGCAATGCACCGGTGATGAACATCGAGCCGCTGGCGACGCTGCTGATGGGCTGGATCGTGCTCGATCAAATGCTCAGCGCCGGGCAGTTGGCCGGCGGTGTCATCGTGGTGACCGGGATTATGCTGCTGACTTATCGCAGGTCGCCTCGGCCTGCGCCCGAGCCACAATCACCCAGCCCCGCCCAGCGATAG
- a CDS encoding MFS transporter, whose protein sequence is MTSPSTEQVSPQTLRKVIIAAGIGNFVEWFDFAVYGFLATTIAQQFFPSGDASAALLKTFAVFAVAFAFRPLGGIFFGMLGDRIGRKRTLAMTILLMAGATTLIGLLPTYAAIGVAAPILLSLIRCAQGFSAGGEYAGACAYLMEHAPSDKRAWYGSFVPVSTFSAFAAAAVVAYALEASLSAEAMGSWGWRLPFLIAAPLGLVGLYLRWKLDETPAFQAVKQEHAVAHSPLKETLRNHGAAICCLGAFVSLTALSFYMFTTYFATYLQVAGGLSRAAALLVSLIALIFAAAICPLAGLYSDRVGRRITVMTACALLIVVVFPSFLMASSGSFAASIVGVMMLAVGAVLCGVVTAALLSETFPTRTRYTASAITYNMAYTIFGGTAPLMATWLISTTGSNLSPAFYLIAVALLALAGGLALPETSRVSLHDVGSEEKEAAPLLSR, encoded by the coding sequence ATGACGAGCCCGTCCACCGAACAGGTCAGCCCCCAAACCCTGCGAAAGGTCATCATCGCCGCCGGCATCGGTAACTTCGTCGAGTGGTTTGACTTCGCCGTCTACGGCTTCCTCGCCACCACCATCGCCCAACAATTTTTCCCCAGCGGCGACGCCAGCGCCGCGCTGCTGAAAACCTTCGCCGTATTCGCCGTTGCCTTCGCCTTCCGACCCTTGGGCGGGATTTTCTTCGGCATGCTCGGTGACCGGATCGGCCGCAAACGCACGCTGGCCATGACGATCCTGCTGATGGCCGGCGCCACCACCTTGATCGGCCTGCTCCCCACGTACGCGGCCATCGGCGTCGCGGCGCCGATTCTTTTGTCGCTGATCCGCTGCGCCCAAGGTTTCTCAGCCGGGGGCGAATACGCCGGAGCCTGTGCCTACCTGATGGAGCACGCGCCCAGTGACAAGCGCGCCTGGTACGGCAGCTTCGTGCCGGTGTCGACGTTTTCCGCCTTCGCCGCCGCAGCCGTGGTGGCTTACGCCCTTGAGGCCTCGTTATCCGCCGAGGCGATGGGCAGTTGGGGCTGGCGCCTGCCGTTCCTGATCGCCGCACCGCTGGGCCTGGTGGGGCTTTACCTGCGTTGGAAACTGGATGAGACGCCTGCCTTCCAGGCCGTTAAGCAGGAGCACGCAGTCGCTCACTCCCCGCTCAAGGAAACCTTGCGCAACCATGGTGCGGCGATCTGCTGCCTGGGCGCTTTTGTGTCGCTGACGGCGCTGTCGTTTTATATGTTCACCACCTACTTCGCGACGTACCTGCAAGTGGCGGGTGGGCTGAGTCGGGCGGCGGCGTTGCTGGTGTCGCTGATTGCGTTGATCTTCGCGGCGGCAATCTGCCCGCTGGCGGGGTTGTATTCAGATCGAGTGGGGCGTCGGATCACGGTGATGACGGCGTGTGCATTGCTGATCGTGGTGGTGTTTCCGTCGTTCCTGATGGCCAGTTCGGGTTCGTTTGCGGCGTCTATTGTCGGGGTGATGATGCTCGCGGTGGGTGCAGTATTGTGTGGCGTGGTCACGGCGGCGTTACTGTCGGAGACTTTTCCGACGCGCACGCGGTACACCGCCTCGGCGATCACTTACAACATGGCTTATACGATCTTCGGCGGAACCGCACCGCTGATGGCGACGTGGTTGATCAGCACTACGGGGAGCAATCTGTCACCGGCGTTTTATCTGATTGCGGTGGCGTTGTTGGCGTTGGCGGGCGGGTTGGCATTGCCGGAGACGTCGAGGGTTTCGTTGCATGATGTGGGTTCGGAGGAGAAGGAAGCAGCGCCTTTGCTTTCGCGTTAG
- a CDS encoding thiol-disulfide oxidoreductase DCC family protein produces MPASQTRPSPAPLLNPGETVVLFDGVCKLCNGWARFLIRHDHPRRIRLAAVQSPEGQALLAWAGLPLDQFDTLAVIRDHHYWVRSDAVFEIIAQLPAAWRPFLLLRGIPRGLRDWAYDRIARNRYRLFGKYTTCLLPDPDHEQRFLKGPL; encoded by the coding sequence ATGCCCGCATCCCAAACCCGCCCTTCTCCAGCACCTTTGCTCAACCCTGGCGAAACCGTCGTGTTGTTCGACGGCGTGTGCAAGCTGTGCAACGGTTGGGCCAGGTTCCTGATTCGCCATGACCACCCACGCCGTATTCGATTGGCGGCAGTGCAATCCCCCGAGGGGCAGGCGTTGCTGGCTTGGGCGGGGCTGCCACTCGATCAGTTCGACACCCTGGCGGTGATTCGCGACCACCACTATTGGGTGCGTTCGGACGCGGTGTTCGAAATCATCGCGCAACTGCCTGCCGCGTGGCGTCCCTTTCTGCTGTTGCGCGGCATCCCGCGGGGGCTTCGGGATTGGGCTTACGATCGCATCGCACGCAATCGCTATCGGCTCTTCGGCAAGTACACCACCTGCCTGTTACCGGATCCCGATCATGAGCAGCGTTTTTTGAAGGGCCCGTTATGA
- a CDS encoding DoxX-like family protein — MNALVRINWIARGGLAFMFAYHGLVPKLLWLSDGERTMIQAHGIEQVQLFATLAGVGEIALALWIVLSPRNPWPIAVAATALIGLLVDVAVVSPALLREAFNPVSLNVAGLALCAVAWNIRQKKARPGSGSPDR, encoded by the coding sequence ATGAACGCCCTGGTGCGCATCAACTGGATCGCCCGAGGCGGCCTGGCGTTTATGTTCGCCTATCATGGGCTGGTGCCGAAGCTGTTGTGGCTAAGCGACGGCGAGCGGACGATGATTCAGGCGCACGGGATCGAGCAGGTGCAGTTATTCGCCACGCTGGCGGGGGTTGGCGAGATTGCGCTGGCGTTATGGATCGTGCTTTCACCACGCAATCCCTGGCCGATCGCGGTGGCGGCGACGGCACTGATTGGGTTGCTGGTGGATGTGGCGGTAGTCAGCCCGGCGCTGCTAAGGGAGGCGTTTAACCCTGTGTCACTTAACGTGGCCGGGTTGGCGCTGTGTGCAGTGGCTTGGAATATCCGTCAGAAAAAAGCACGGCCAGGCTCAGGTTCGCCGGATCGTTGA
- a CDS encoding saccharopine dehydrogenase family protein — MTLRVMVIGGYGNFGSIVCRHLAVAPGIELVLSGRDPHKLQRKLDELNAQSGNVCEGWCGDAMGAGFAGVLQSRNIGLVVHTGGPFQGQSYAVALSCIEAGVNYCDLSDCRTFVNGVGVLDAQAKQAGVAILTGCSSVPTLSSAIIDQYRYRFTRIDSIEHGISSSAKMPGLSTVEGVLAYAGKPIKQLRNGQVHEVLGWQDLTLRKLPQLGTRVLANVDVPDMDIFAGRYGAHTLSFKAGAGLKLGGVANYLLAQALRVGIVRDHVTWAARLHRLGTWFERLGDGKSAMYIDVRGLGADGQPLSLAVQLTALNDKGPEIPSCAAVALAIKLAQGYVPEPGARPCVGEISVDEYMAAINDPANLSLAVLFSDGYSKPLHTAPTRPR; from the coding sequence ATGACGCTCAGGGTGATGGTGATCGGTGGCTACGGTAACTTCGGCAGCATTGTCTGCCGGCATTTGGCCGTAGCCCCGGGCATTGAGCTGGTGCTCTCGGGGCGTGATCCCCATAAGTTGCAGCGCAAACTTGATGAGTTGAACGCACAGTCGGGCAATGTGTGCGAAGGCTGGTGCGGCGATGCCATGGGGGCCGGATTCGCTGGCGTCCTGCAGTCTCGGAACATCGGGTTGGTGGTTCACACCGGTGGCCCGTTTCAGGGGCAGTCCTATGCCGTCGCCCTGAGTTGCATCGAGGCGGGCGTGAACTACTGCGACCTGTCTGACTGCCGCACGTTCGTCAATGGCGTGGGCGTGCTGGATGCACAGGCCAAGCAGGCGGGCGTCGCCATTCTCACGGGGTGCAGTTCGGTGCCGACGCTCTCGTCGGCGATCATCGATCAGTACCGGTATCGCTTCACGCGCATCGACTCGATCGAGCATGGCATTTCCTCTTCGGCCAAGATGCCGGGCTTGTCGACGGTCGAAGGTGTGCTCGCCTATGCGGGCAAACCGATCAAACAGCTCAGGAACGGCCAGGTGCATGAAGTGTTGGGCTGGCAAGACCTGACGCTGCGCAAGCTGCCACAGCTAGGCACACGGGTGCTGGCTAATGTGGACGTGCCCGACATGGATATTTTCGCCGGCCGCTATGGCGCCCATACCTTGAGCTTCAAGGCGGGCGCGGGACTCAAACTGGGAGGCGTCGCCAACTACTTGCTGGCCCAGGCGCTGCGGGTGGGAATTGTGCGTGATCATGTCACCTGGGCCGCACGGCTGCATCGGCTGGGGACCTGGTTCGAACGCTTGGGTGATGGCAAAAGTGCAATGTACATCGATGTGCGGGGCCTGGGTGCCGACGGCCAACCGTTGTCACTGGCTGTGCAACTGACGGCCTTGAACGACAAAGGCCCGGAAATCCCCAGCTGCGCCGCCGTTGCGCTGGCTATCAAGCTCGCCCAGGGCTACGTACCCGAACCCGGCGCGCGGCCGTGCGTCGGTGAGATAAGCGTCGACGAATACATGGCGGCCATCAACGATCCGGCGAACCTGAGCCTGGCCGTGCTTTTTTCTGACGGATATTCCAAGCCACTGCACACAGCGCCAACCCGGCCACGTTAA
- a CDS encoding MFS transporter, producing MRINPPLVALAVGAFGIGVTEFAPMGMLPNIAQDLGVSIPAAGLLVSAYALGVLLGAPLMTLTTGKIPRRSLLIGLMAIFTLGNVMSALATGYYDLLFARVVTSLNHGAFFGVGSIVAASVVAPDKRAGAVAAMFTGLTLATIGGVPLATWFGELLGWRTAFWGISGLGVVTMAALWFALPNLPLAKSEGVLAEIKVLGRGPVLAALALTVVGSSAMFTVFTYIVPILSSETHASTAFITGMLVLFGVGLTLGNMWGGKSADRSIDRTLIVSLSVLILVLLAFTILMRWPVPAAMSILIWGIASFAVVPPLQMRVMEAAKGAPNLASAVNIGAFNLGNAIGAAVGGAVINAGLGYPAISLAGAAMAGLGLLMVLTFAWGSRARVAAVV from the coding sequence ATGCGTATCAATCCCCCCCTTGTAGCACTCGCCGTAGGTGCGTTCGGTATCGGCGTCACCGAATTCGCACCCATGGGCATGTTGCCCAACATCGCTCAGGACCTTGGTGTTTCGATTCCCGCCGCTGGCCTTTTGGTCAGTGCCTATGCCCTGGGGGTGCTGCTCGGCGCGCCACTGATGACCTTGACCACGGGCAAGATTCCCCGGCGCTCTCTGTTGATCGGACTCATGGCTATTTTCACGCTGGGTAACGTGATGTCGGCCCTGGCAACCGGCTATTACGACCTGCTGTTCGCCCGTGTCGTAACCTCACTCAACCACGGCGCGTTCTTTGGCGTCGGTTCCATTGTGGCCGCCAGTGTGGTGGCGCCGGACAAGCGCGCCGGAGCGGTCGCCGCCATGTTCACGGGCTTGACCCTGGCGACCATCGGCGGTGTACCGCTGGCGACCTGGTTTGGCGAACTGCTCGGCTGGCGCACGGCGTTTTGGGGTATCTCCGGACTGGGCGTGGTGACGATGGCGGCGTTGTGGTTCGCCCTGCCTAACCTGCCGCTTGCGAAAAGCGAGGGTGTGCTGGCCGAAATCAAGGTGTTGGGGCGTGGGCCGGTACTGGCGGCGCTGGCGCTGACTGTCGTCGGTTCGTCCGCGATGTTCACCGTGTTTACTTACATCGTGCCGATCTTAAGCAGCGAAACCCATGCGTCCACTGCCTTTATTACCGGCATGCTTGTGTTGTTCGGCGTCGGTTTGACCCTCGGCAATATGTGGGGCGGTAAGTCGGCAGACCGTTCGATCGACCGCACTCTGATCGTGTCACTGAGCGTACTGATTCTTGTACTGCTGGCATTCACAATACTGATGCGTTGGCCGGTACCGGCTGCCATGAGCATCCTCATATGGGGTATCGCCAGCTTCGCCGTCGTACCGCCGTTGCAAATGCGCGTGATGGAAGCTGCCAAAGGCGCGCCGAATCTGGCGTCGGCAGTCAACATCGGCGCGTTCAACCTCGGCAACGCGATTGGGGCAGCAGTCGGTGGGGCGGTGATCAACGCAGGGTTAGGGTATCCAGCGATATCCCTGGCTGGAGCAGCGATGGCAGGTCTCGGGCTGCTGATGGTGCTGACTTTCGCCTGGGGCTCCAGAGCCCGCGTCGCTGCGGTGGTCTAG
- a CDS encoding LysR family transcriptional regulator: protein MDFNGRSGEMAVFVMVAQEGSLSAAARALRLTPSAVSRVIARTEHRLATRLLIRTTRAITFTAEGEVYLRGARRILADMAEVEEAIADQGVPKGRLRVSAALGHGRMAIVPLVAAFSARYPNIVVDLTLGDEVVDILGGQADVAIRFGHLPDSPLTARRIGDTGQVLVASPEYLRHHGTPQEPGDLLRHNCLRFNFHRAQPDWPFARNGSEFSLKISGNIECSSGEALAQLARLGAGIARIGEFTVAEDVQRGDLVPLLQSWNPGDREPIHAVFVGGTTMPARIRVFVDFLLEYHRI, encoded by the coding sequence ATGGACTTCAACGGCAGGTCAGGTGAGATGGCTGTATTCGTGATGGTGGCGCAGGAAGGAAGCCTGTCGGCTGCGGCCCGGGCGCTACGCCTGACTCCCTCGGCAGTCAGCAGAGTTATCGCCCGCACGGAGCATCGCCTCGCCACCCGCCTGCTGATTCGCACGACCCGAGCGATAACCTTCACTGCCGAGGGCGAGGTGTATCTTCGTGGCGCCCGACGCATCCTGGCCGACATGGCCGAAGTCGAGGAAGCCATCGCCGATCAAGGCGTACCCAAAGGCAGACTGCGCGTCAGTGCTGCCCTGGGCCACGGTCGCATGGCCATCGTGCCCTTAGTGGCCGCATTCAGCGCCCGCTACCCGAACATTGTCGTTGACCTGACCTTGGGCGACGAAGTTGTTGACATCCTCGGCGGCCAAGCCGACGTAGCGATACGCTTTGGCCACCTGCCAGACAGCCCTCTTACCGCGCGCCGAATCGGAGACACCGGCCAGGTACTGGTAGCGTCACCTGAGTACCTGCGGCACCACGGCACCCCTCAAGAACCAGGCGACCTGCTGCGGCACAATTGCCTGCGCTTCAACTTCCACCGTGCGCAGCCCGACTGGCCCTTCGCCCGTAACGGCAGCGAGTTTTCACTGAAGATAAGCGGCAATATCGAATGCAGTAGTGGCGAAGCGCTTGCTCAACTGGCTCGATTAGGTGCCGGTATCGCGCGCATCGGCGAGTTCACTGTTGCAGAGGACGTGCAACGCGGTGATCTGGTCCCCCTGCTGCAGTCCTGGAACCCTGGCGATAGGGAGCCGATTCACGCGGTGTTTGTTGGCGGTACAACCATGCCAGCGCGGATACGTGTGTTCGTGGATTTTTTGCTGGAATACCACCGGATATAA